In Oncorhynchus gorbuscha isolate QuinsamMale2020 ecotype Even-year linkage group LG08, OgorEven_v1.0, whole genome shotgun sequence, one genomic interval encodes:
- the LOC124042073 gene encoding uncharacterized protein C1orf21 homolog: MCVGEEMGCTSAKQVLAVPSGEEGRSKAYSNGDVLSDEYKKGVASVKYINREEDRLNNCDQDSTENTALLTTVQQTDDTGSNGNGKTQIHSSESQQEFFRMLDEKIEKGQDYCSEEEDMT, translated from the exons ATGTGTGTGGGTGAGGAGATGGGCTGCACCTCAGCCAAGCAGGTGTTGGCCGTGCCCAGTGGTGAGGAGGGCCGCAGTAAAGCCTACAGCAATGGGGATGTTCTTTCTG ATGAGTACAAGAAAGGTGTGGCAAGTGTGAAGTATATAAATAGAGAAGAGGACAGACTAAACAACTGCGACCAGGACAGCACG gagaaTACTGCCCTGCTCACCACGGTCCAACAAACAGACGACACAGGATCAAATGGCAATGGGAAGACACA GATTCATTCTTCAGAGAGCCAGCAGGAGTTCTTCAGGATGCTGGATGAGAAGATAGAAAAG GGGCAGGACTACTGCTCAGAGGAAGAGGATATGACATAG
- the tsen15 gene encoding tRNA-splicing endonuclease subunit Sen15, with amino-acid sequence MSELTKKTDEDVIEKPLPPNWILQHPMYQHLMNLDVGDSAQVHAAFLVYLDLAEVRQWKEVSGVGCSELRLVLLEGREKEGEPTQTVLPLPVHRGLSHRSVRSVLARGSPMLLCVVASDSSLVYQRMCDGLLTPDPPVGIQDQGRRQHRKRRQQH; translated from the exons ATGTCGGAGTTAACGAAGAAAACAGACGAGGATGTAATTGAGAAACCACTTCCCCCTAACTGGATTTTACAGCATCCAATG TACCAACATCTGATGAACCTAGATGTTGGAGACAGTGCTCAAGTCCACGCAGCTTTCTTGGTGTACCTGGATCTAGCTGAAG TGCGTCAGTGGAAGGAGGTGAGTGGAGTGGGGTGCTCTGAGCTGCGACTGGTGTTgctggagggaagggagaaggaaggagagcccACTCAGACGGTGCTCCCACTACCTGTACACAGAGGCCTGAGCCACAGAAG tGTGCGGTCAGTGCTGGCCAGAGGCTCGCCCATGCTCCTGTGTGTGGTGGCATCTGACTCCAGCCTTGTCTACCAGAGGATGTGTGATGGCCTGCTGACCCCTGACCCCCCCGTGGGAATCCAGGACCAGGGCCGCCGGCAACACCGCAAAAGACGGCAGCAACATTGA